A genomic window from Pseudonocardia broussonetiae includes:
- a CDS encoding type III pantothenate kinase — MLLCVDVGNTQIALGLYPETDPDEVRPPLVRDWRMRTDPRMTGDELEVAFGALLGRHSGDVTGIAALSTVPSLLRELRMLINRRGDPAVVVGPGVRTGVPLLVDNPREVGADRVMNTLAAHRMFGTACVVVDFGTSTNIDVVSAKGEFLGGALAPGIEISMDALASRAAALRTVEFVAPRSVIGKNTVECLQSGVLYGFAGQVDGLVRRILAELGPKAGPVTVLGTGGLAPLMTGVSDTITEYVPDLTLVGLRLTYLRNARSTVVTSGSTNSPDAVSGRVAT; from the coding sequence GTGCTGCTCTGCGTCGACGTCGGCAACACCCAGATCGCGCTCGGCCTCTACCCCGAGACCGATCCCGACGAGGTGCGCCCGCCGCTGGTGCGCGACTGGCGGATGCGCACCGACCCGCGGATGACCGGCGACGAGCTCGAGGTCGCGTTCGGCGCGCTGCTCGGCCGCCACTCCGGTGACGTCACCGGCATCGCGGCGCTCTCGACCGTCCCGAGCCTGCTCCGCGAGCTGCGGATGCTGATCAACCGGCGCGGCGACCCGGCCGTCGTCGTCGGGCCGGGGGTGCGCACCGGGGTGCCGCTGCTGGTCGACAACCCCCGCGAGGTCGGCGCCGACCGCGTCATGAACACGCTCGCGGCGCACCGCATGTTCGGCACGGCGTGCGTCGTCGTCGACTTCGGGACGTCGACGAACATCGACGTCGTCTCGGCGAAGGGCGAGTTCCTCGGCGGGGCGCTCGCGCCCGGCATCGAGATCTCGATGGACGCCCTCGCCAGCCGCGCGGCCGCGCTGCGCACCGTCGAGTTCGTGGCGCCCCGCTCGGTGATCGGCAAGAACACCGTCGAGTGCCTGCAGAGCGGCGTGCTCTACGGCTTCGCCGGCCAGGTCGACGGACTGGTGCGCCGCATCCTCGCCGAGCTCGGCCCGAAGGCCGGCCCGGTGACGGTGCTCGGCACCGGCGGGCTCGCGCCGCTGATGACCGGGGTCTCCGACACGATCACCGAGTACGTGCCCGACCTGACGCTGGTCGGCCTGCGCCTGACCTACCTGCGCAACGCCCGCAGCACCGTCGTCACCAGCGGCAGCACGAACTCCCCCGACGCGGTCTCCGGGCGCGTCGCCACGTAG
- a CDS encoding Rossmann-like and DUF2520 domain-containing protein: MGMAAGRPARLAVGVVSAGRVGAVLGAALAAAGHHVVATSGVSRESVKRADALLPGVPLAAPDQVVTGADLALLAVPDDVLPGLVRGLAAAGCFRPGQIVVHTSGAHGVGVLAPAAEEGVLPLALHPVLTFTGRSEDVVRLGGACVGVTATEGDEAGWSVGEALVVEMGAEPVRVPEDVRPLYHAALAHGANHLVTLVRDCADLLDRAGVRPAERLIAPLLSAALDNALRHGDRALTGPVARGDAGTVAVHLRELDAVDPDLARTYRVLAARTAHRAQAAGLLPDHAAQEVLRTLTEDQ, encoded by the coding sequence ATGGGCATGGCTGCCGGCCGTCCTGCGCGGCTCGCCGTCGGAGTGGTCTCCGCCGGGCGGGTGGGCGCGGTCCTGGGGGCGGCGCTGGCCGCGGCGGGCCACCACGTCGTCGCCACGTCCGGGGTGTCGCGCGAGTCGGTGAAGCGGGCCGACGCCCTGCTGCCCGGCGTGCCGCTGGCCGCGCCCGACCAGGTCGTCACGGGGGCCGACCTCGCGCTGCTCGCCGTCCCCGACGACGTGCTGCCCGGCCTCGTCCGCGGGCTCGCCGCCGCCGGCTGCTTCCGCCCCGGCCAGATCGTCGTCCACACCTCCGGGGCGCACGGCGTGGGCGTGCTCGCGCCCGCCGCCGAGGAGGGCGTCCTGCCGCTCGCGCTGCACCCGGTGCTGACGTTCACCGGCCGCTCCGAGGACGTCGTGCGCCTGGGCGGCGCGTGCGTCGGGGTCACCGCGACCGAGGGCGACGAGGCCGGCTGGAGCGTCGGCGAGGCGCTCGTCGTCGAGATGGGGGCGGAGCCGGTCCGGGTGCCCGAGGACGTCCGCCCGCTCTACCACGCCGCGCTCGCCCACGGCGCGAACCACCTCGTCACGCTCGTGCGCGACTGCGCCGACCTGCTCGACCGCGCCGGCGTCCGCCCGGCCGAGCGCCTCATCGCGCCCCTGCTGTCCGCGGCCCTGGACAACGCGCTGCGCCACGGCGACCGCGCCCTGACCGGCCCCGTCGCGCGCGGCGACGCCGGCACCGTCGCGGTGCACCTGCGCGAGCTCGACGCCGTCGACCCCGACCTCGCCCGCACCTACCGCGTCCTCGCCGCCCGCACCGCGCACCGCGCGCAGGCGGCCGGGCTGCTCCCCGACCACGCCGCGCAGGAGGTCCTGCGCACCCTCACGGAGGACCAGTGA
- a CDS encoding PadR family transcriptional regulator: protein MLELAILGLLHEAPVHGYELRKQLGVRLGGFRLFSYGSLYPALRRLTRAGLIVEDTAPEPDSGTWSRRSRRVYRITAEGKERFAEMLSESGPQSWDDESFGVHLAFFSRTPAEARMRILEGRRRAVEERREGLRSALSRASAEIDRYTRELHQLGLDSSEREVRWLNELIESERAELRDAPATHDPTDPQ, encoded by the coding sequence GTGCTCGAGCTGGCGATCCTCGGCCTGCTCCACGAGGCCCCCGTGCACGGCTACGAGCTGCGCAAGCAGCTCGGCGTCCGGCTGGGCGGGTTCCGGCTGTTCTCCTACGGCTCGCTCTACCCGGCGCTGCGCCGGCTCACCCGGGCCGGGCTGATCGTCGAGGACACCGCGCCCGAACCGGATTCCGGCACGTGGTCGCGGCGGAGCAGGCGCGTCTACCGCATCACCGCGGAGGGCAAGGAGCGCTTCGCCGAGATGCTGTCCGAGTCCGGCCCCCAGTCGTGGGACGACGAGAGCTTCGGCGTGCACCTCGCCTTCTTCTCCCGCACCCCGGCCGAGGCCCGGATGCGGATCCTCGAGGGCCGGCGCCGGGCCGTCGAGGAGCGCCGGGAGGGCCTGCGCTCCGCACTGTCGCGGGCCAGCGCCGAGATCGACCGCTACACCCGTGAGCTGCACCAGCTCGGGCTCGACTCGTCCGAGCGCGAGGTCCGCTGGCTCAACGAACTGATCGAGAGCGAGCGGGCCGAGCTCCGCGACGCCCCCGCCACGCACGACCCGACCGATCCCCAGTGA
- a CDS encoding DUF5318 domain-containing protein, translated as MRTQRQVVDYALQRRALLADVHAGRVGTASVCDASPYLLRAARFHGEQTDQTCPVCRKENLTLVSWIFGDSLKHASGSARKPAELDELAERYDDFSVYVVEVCRTCSWNHLVLSYALGTGTTTKRRRTAAE; from the coding sequence GTGCGCACCCAGCGACAGGTGGTCGACTACGCGTTGCAGCGCCGGGCGCTGCTCGCCGACGTCCACGCCGGACGCGTCGGGACAGCGTCGGTCTGCGACGCGAGCCCCTACCTGCTGCGGGCCGCCCGGTTCCACGGCGAGCAGACCGACCAGACGTGCCCGGTCTGCCGCAAGGAGAACCTCACGCTGGTGTCGTGGATCTTCGGCGACTCCCTGAAGCACGCGTCGGGATCCGCGCGCAAGCCGGCCGAGCTCGACGAGCTGGCCGAGCGCTACGACGACTTCTCCGTCTACGTCGTCGAGGTCTGCCGGACGTGCAGCTGGAACCACCTGGTCCTGTCCTACGCCCTGGGCACCGGGACCACGACCAAGCGACGCCGGACCGCGGCCGAGTGA
- a CDS encoding transglycosylase domain-containing protein yields the protein MTDQRDHRPGGGPRPGGADLPPGRRPGPPFPPPPPQYRGAGPQQGPPGYGPPPGARPRQGGPATPPPGRVPPQRIQPRPPAPEERAPYRSGDMPLLTHEETASAAVARNHAVALAERPDTGRPERRTPAPRRRSAWARVRRAVYVLLGLMILGPVLAFVIGWLIFPVPSSDELAVDQVSQFTFADGTPLATVRPEGVNRRVVLLDEIPEPVRNAVLAAENRSFYSDPGFDITGILRAVYNQLTGGVGGGSTITQQYVKVITGDDDFSLVRKYKEVVLAVKITREQTKDEILENYLNVIYMGRSSYGIQAASQSFFGKDVGDLTVSEGAMLAGMIQAPSRWDPAKDLEGSQRRWTYVMDQMVDAQFITPQERAADVFPTNWLPEAPALEGIPADDRGHIYARARDEVIARGIVTENEFNTEGLTVTTTVDPRRQAEAVEAVKRQLEGEDPDLRTALVAIDPRTGAVQSYYGGSDGQGTDYAGQGLRPPGSSFKPFVLAAAMAADPSIGLGSTYDGSSGQTLAGTVVDNSEGFDCARCTIQTAMTRSINTIFYQLGLDAGPQRVIDTAHALGIPENQVTEARGGVSLGDQDVHPIDMASAYATLAAGGVYHEPFLVSRVTAADGRVLYERAESQGEQRIDPQIARNVTESMLDVAPTSRIGLSGGRVVAGKTGTQQHPTLDRQNKDAWMVGYTPSLATAVWVGTDTSKPIQTAGGSPIYGRMVPGSIWQSYMNGALRGTPNEAFPPFVALGAAPRAEPTASPDSDDESSRDESSDSGDGDENGDGDNGSDSGSGSDPGSGSGDSGNGNGGGNDGDNGNGGDNGGGNDGDNGADSNDSGDDPSFGVFPGSG from the coding sequence GTGACCGACCAGCGCGACCACCGTCCCGGCGGGGGCCCCCGCCCCGGCGGAGCGGACCTGCCACCCGGTCGCCGGCCGGGCCCGCCCTTCCCCCCGCCTCCCCCGCAGTACCGCGGGGCCGGCCCGCAGCAGGGCCCGCCCGGCTACGGCCCGCCGCCCGGCGCCCGCCCGCGACAGGGCGGCCCGGCCACCCCGCCGCCCGGCCGGGTGCCGCCCCAGCGCATCCAGCCCCGGCCCCCGGCGCCCGAGGAGCGCGCGCCCTACCGCTCGGGCGACATGCCGCTGCTCACTCACGAGGAGACCGCCTCGGCCGCGGTGGCCCGCAACCACGCCGTCGCGCTCGCCGAGCGTCCGGACACCGGGCGTCCCGAGCGCCGGACGCCCGCCCCGCGCCGTCGCAGCGCCTGGGCCCGCGTCCGCCGCGCGGTCTACGTCCTGCTCGGCCTGATGATCCTGGGTCCGGTCCTCGCGTTCGTCATCGGCTGGCTGATCTTCCCGGTGCCGTCGTCCGACGAGCTCGCCGTCGACCAGGTCTCGCAGTTCACCTTCGCCGACGGCACGCCGCTGGCCACCGTCCGGCCCGAGGGCGTCAACCGCCGGGTCGTGCTGCTCGACGAGATCCCCGAGCCCGTCCGCAACGCCGTGCTGGCCGCGGAGAACCGGTCGTTCTACAGCGACCCCGGCTTCGACATCACCGGCATCCTGCGCGCGGTCTACAACCAGCTCACCGGCGGCGTCGGCGGCGGTTCGACGATCACCCAGCAGTACGTCAAGGTGATCACCGGCGACGACGACTTCTCGCTCGTCCGCAAGTACAAGGAGGTCGTGCTCGCGGTCAAGATCACCCGTGAGCAGACCAAGGACGAGATCCTCGAGAACTACCTCAACGTCATCTACATGGGCCGCAGCTCCTACGGCATCCAGGCGGCCAGCCAGTCCTTCTTCGGCAAGGACGTCGGCGACCTGACGGTCTCCGAGGGCGCGATGCTCGCCGGCATGATCCAGGCGCCCTCGCGCTGGGACCCGGCGAAGGACCTGGAGGGCTCGCAGCGGCGCTGGACCTACGTCATGGACCAGATGGTCGACGCGCAGTTCATCACCCCGCAGGAGCGGGCCGCCGACGTGTTCCCGACGAACTGGCTGCCCGAGGCGCCGGCCCTCGAGGGCATCCCGGCCGACGACCGCGGCCACATCTACGCGCGGGCGCGCGACGAGGTGATCGCCCGCGGGATCGTCACCGAGAACGAGTTCAACACCGAGGGCCTGACGGTCACCACCACCGTCGACCCCCGCCGGCAGGCCGAGGCGGTCGAGGCCGTCAAGCGCCAGCTCGAGGGCGAGGACCCCGACCTGCGCACCGCGCTCGTCGCGATCGACCCGCGCACCGGCGCCGTCCAGTCCTACTACGGCGGCAGCGACGGCCAGGGCACCGACTACGCCGGGCAGGGCCTGCGCCCGCCGGGCTCGTCGTTCAAGCCGTTCGTGCTGGCCGCGGCGATGGCCGCCGACCCCTCGATCGGCCTCGGGAGCACCTACGACGGCTCGTCGGGGCAGACGCTCGCCGGCACCGTCGTCGACAACTCCGAGGGCTTCGACTGCGCCCGCTGCACGATCCAGACGGCCATGACGCGGTCGATCAACACGATCTTCTACCAGCTCGGGCTGGACGCGGGCCCGCAGCGCGTCATCGACACCGCGCACGCGCTGGGCATCCCGGAGAACCAGGTCACCGAGGCCCGCGGCGGCGTCTCGCTCGGCGACCAGGACGTCCACCCGATCGACATGGCCTCGGCCTACGCCACGCTCGCCGCGGGCGGGGTCTACCACGAGCCGTTCCTGGTCTCGCGGGTCACGGCGGCCGACGGGCGCGTGCTCTACGAGCGCGCCGAGAGCCAGGGCGAGCAGCGGATCGACCCGCAGATCGCCCGCAACGTCACCGAGTCGATGCTCGACGTCGCCCCGACCTCGCGGATCGGGCTGTCCGGCGGCCGCGTCGTCGCCGGCAAGACCGGCACGCAGCAGCACCCGACGCTCGACCGGCAGAACAAGGACGCCTGGATGGTCGGCTACACGCCGTCCCTGGCCACCGCCGTCTGGGTGGGCACCGACACCAGCAAGCCGATCCAGACCGCGGGCGGCTCGCCGATCTACGGCCGGATGGTCCCCGGCTCGATCTGGCAGAGCTACATGAACGGCGCGCTGCGCGGCACCCCGAACGAGGCGTTCCCGCCGTTCGTGGCGCTGGGCGCCGCGCCCAGGGCGGAGCCGACCGCGAGCCCCGACTCCGACGACGAGAGCTCCCGCGACGAGAGCTCCGACAGCGGCGACGGCGACGAGAACGGCGACGGGGACAACGGCTCCGACTCCGGATCCGGTTCCGACCCCGGCTCCGGCTCCGGGGACAGCGGCAACGGCAACGGCGGCGGCAACGACGGGGACAACGGGAACGGCGGCGACAACGGCGGCGGCAACGACGGGGACAACGGCGCAGACAGCAACGACTCGGGCGACGACCCGTCGTTCGGGGTCTTCCCCGGCAGCGGGTGA
- a CDS encoding class I SAM-dependent methyltransferase, which yields MTPRPRARLFGTVAAAYAEHRPGYPDAAAWALEPVADRPEPHVLDLGAGTGKLAAALPPGVRVTAVDPDTAMLRELRRHVPHALAVAGTAERVPLAGGSVDAVVVGQAWHWFDPDRALAEIARVLRPGGVLAVVGSDDDGTEWMRGFGEAAARGRPVANGAGAAALALPPHPAFAPPESAAFPNPVRTTTDGLLATMATHSWALLSEPADRDAAFARIRDYVATRPETASGEFVLPLVTTVLRALRR from the coding sequence GTGACCCCCCGCCCCCGGGCCCGCCTCTTCGGCACCGTCGCCGCCGCCTACGCCGAACACCGGCCCGGCTACCCGGACGCCGCCGCGTGGGCGCTGGAGCCCGTCGCCGACCGGCCGGAGCCGCACGTGCTCGACCTGGGCGCCGGCACGGGCAAGCTGGCGGCGGCGCTCCCGCCGGGCGTCCGGGTCACCGCCGTCGACCCCGACACCGCGATGCTGCGCGAGCTGCGCCGGCACGTCCCGCACGCCCTGGCCGTCGCCGGGACCGCCGAGCGGGTGCCGCTGGCCGGCGGGTCGGTGGACGCGGTGGTCGTCGGGCAGGCGTGGCACTGGTTCGACCCGGACCGGGCGCTCGCCGAGATCGCGCGGGTGCTGCGCCCGGGCGGGGTGCTCGCGGTCGTCGGCAGCGACGACGACGGCACGGAGTGGATGCGCGGGTTCGGCGAGGCCGCGGCACGGGGCCGGCCGGTGGCGAACGGCGCGGGGGCTGCGGCACTCGCGCTGCCGCCCCACCCGGCGTTCGCGCCGCCGGAGAGCGCGGCGTTCCCGAACCCCGTCCGCACCACGACCGACGGCCTGCTGGCCACGATGGCCACCCACTCGTGGGCGCTGCTGAGCGAGCCGGCCGACCGCGACGCCGCCTTCGCCCGCATCCGCGACTACGTGGCGACGCGCCCGGAGACCGCGTCGGGGGAGTTCGTGCTGCCGCTGGTGACGACGGTGCTGCGGGCGTTGCGCAGGTAG
- a CDS encoding NUDIX hydrolase, whose amino-acid sequence MTAREDVVAALAAFTPRPIERRDLKRSAVAITLIEEDDGPAFLLTRRAPTLRGHSGQWALPGGRTDPGEDAGETARRELFEELGLGLDESTELGVLDDYATRSGYVITPVVLWAGAVGELTPNPDEVGAVHRVPLTLIDVEPRFLTIPESDAPVIQVPLFDRFVHAPTGAVLHQFREVVLHGRPTRVAHLEQPVFAWK is encoded by the coding sequence GTGACCGCGCGCGAGGACGTCGTGGCCGCGCTGGCGGCGTTCACGCCGCGGCCGATCGAGCGCCGCGACCTCAAGCGCTCGGCGGTGGCCATCACCCTCATCGAGGAGGACGACGGCCCCGCGTTCCTGCTCACCCGCCGCGCGCCGACGCTGCGCGGCCACTCCGGCCAGTGGGCGCTGCCCGGCGGGCGGACCGACCCGGGCGAGGACGCCGGCGAGACCGCGCGCCGCGAGCTGTTCGAGGAGCTGGGCCTGGGGCTCGACGAGTCGACCGAGCTCGGCGTCCTCGACGACTACGCCACCCGCTCCGGCTACGTCATCACCCCCGTCGTGCTGTGGGCGGGCGCCGTCGGCGAGCTGACGCCCAACCCGGACGAGGTCGGCGCGGTGCACCGGGTGCCGCTCACTCTGATCGACGTGGAGCCGCGGTTCCTGACGATCCCCGAGTCGGACGCGCCGGTGATCCAGGTGCCGCTGTTCGACCGGTTCGTGCACGCCCCCACCGGCGCGGTGCTGCACCAGTTCCGGGAGGTGGTCCTCCACGGCAGGCCTACGCGGGTGGCCCACCTGGAACAACCGGTGTTCGCCTGGAAGTGA
- the panC gene encoding pantoate--beta-alanine ligase codes for MTTKKPRGFTPGQLTVHADPGELRAVTRTLRVAGRRIAFVATMGALHEGHRELIRHARLAKGASVTVVSIFVNPLQFAPGEDLQRYPRPLEADLEMCREEGVELVLTPGVEDMYPEGADTTVVPGPLGSELEGAVRPGHFAGVLTVVAKLFHLVGPDVAYFGEKDYQQLVLVKKMARDLDFPLDVVGVPTVREPDGLALSSRNAYLSEADRPRAAALQRALRAGASVSARGPQAVLDAAREVLDAEPALDVDYLELRDPDLRPDVQQGKARLLVAARLGTTRLIDNTTIQL; via the coding sequence GTGACGACGAAGAAGCCGCGGGGCTTCACCCCCGGCCAGCTCACCGTGCACGCCGACCCGGGCGAGCTCCGCGCCGTGACCCGCACGCTGCGCGTCGCCGGGCGCCGCATCGCCTTCGTGGCGACGATGGGCGCCCTGCACGAGGGGCACCGCGAGCTCATCCGGCACGCGCGGCTGGCGAAGGGCGCGTCGGTCACCGTCGTGTCGATCTTCGTGAACCCGCTGCAGTTCGCGCCGGGCGAGGACCTGCAGCGCTACCCGCGCCCGCTCGAGGCCGACCTGGAGATGTGCCGCGAGGAGGGGGTCGAGCTCGTGCTCACCCCGGGCGTCGAGGACATGTACCCCGAGGGCGCCGACACGACCGTCGTCCCCGGCCCGCTCGGTTCCGAGCTGGAGGGGGCGGTCCGCCCGGGGCACTTCGCGGGCGTGCTGACGGTGGTGGCGAAGCTGTTCCACCTCGTCGGGCCGGACGTCGCCTACTTCGGGGAGAAGGACTACCAGCAGCTCGTGCTGGTGAAGAAGATGGCGCGCGACCTCGACTTCCCGCTCGACGTCGTCGGCGTCCCGACCGTCCGCGAGCCCGACGGCCTCGCCCTGTCCAGCCGCAACGCCTACCTCTCCGAGGCTGACCGCCCGCGCGCCGCCGCGCTGCAGCGGGCGCTGCGGGCCGGGGCGTCGGTGTCGGCGCGCGGGCCGCAGGCGGTGCTCGACGCGGCCCGCGAGGTGCTCGACGCCGAGCCCGCGCTCGACGTCGACTACCTGGAGCTGCGCGACCCCGACCTGCGCCCGGACGTGCAGCAGGGCAAGGCCCGCCTGCTCGTCGCGGCCCGGCTCGGCACCACCCGCCTGATCGACAACACCACCATCCAGCTGTAG
- a CDS encoding inositol-3-phosphate synthase, with protein MSQVRVAIVGVGNCAASLVQGVQYYADADPTQRVPGLMHVDFGGYHVRDIEFVAAFDVDAKKVGRDLSEAISASENNTIKIADVPPLDVPVLRGHTLDGLGRFYRETITESDESPVDVAQVLRDVRADVLVSYLPVGSEAADRFYAQAAIDAGVGFVNALPVFIASDPVWAEKFRAAGVPIVGDDIKSQVGATITHRVLAKLFEDRGVQLDRTMQLNVGGNMDFLNMKELERLESKKVSKTQSVTSQVDRDLGRDNVHIGPSDYVAWLDDRKWAYVRLEGRAFGDVPLNLEYKLEVWDSPNSAGIIIDAVRAAKLAMDRGIGGPILSASSYFMKSPPEQYGDDVARDAVEAFIRGDRDD; from the coding sequence ATGAGTCAGGTTCGAGTCGCCATCGTCGGCGTCGGCAACTGCGCCGCGTCGCTCGTGCAGGGCGTCCAGTACTACGCGGACGCCGATCCGACGCAGCGCGTCCCCGGGCTGATGCACGTCGACTTCGGCGGGTACCACGTCCGCGACATCGAGTTCGTCGCCGCGTTCGACGTCGACGCCAAGAAGGTCGGCCGCGACCTCTCCGAGGCCATCTCCGCCAGCGAGAACAACACGATCAAGATCGCCGACGTGCCGCCGCTGGACGTGCCGGTGCTGCGCGGCCACACCCTCGACGGCCTGGGCCGGTTCTACCGCGAGACGATCACCGAGTCCGACGAGTCGCCGGTCGACGTCGCGCAGGTGCTCCGCGACGTCCGCGCCGACGTGCTGGTGTCCTACCTGCCCGTGGGCAGCGAGGCGGCCGACCGCTTCTACGCGCAGGCCGCGATCGACGCGGGCGTCGGCTTCGTCAACGCGCTCCCGGTCTTCATCGCCTCGGACCCGGTGTGGGCCGAGAAGTTCCGCGCCGCGGGCGTCCCGATCGTCGGCGACGACATCAAGAGCCAGGTCGGCGCCACCATCACGCACCGCGTGCTGGCGAAGCTGTTCGAGGACCGCGGCGTGCAGCTCGACCGCACGATGCAGCTCAACGTGGGCGGGAACATGGACTTCCTGAACATGAAGGAGCTCGAGCGGCTGGAGAGCAAGAAGGTCTCCAAGACGCAGTCGGTCACCAGCCAGGTCGACCGCGACCTGGGCCGGGACAACGTGCACATCGGCCCGTCGGACTACGTCGCGTGGCTCGACGACCGCAAGTGGGCCTACGTCCGGCTCGAGGGCCGCGCGTTCGGCGACGTCCCGCTGAACCTGGAGTACAAGCTCGAGGTCTGGGACTCGCCCAACTCCGCCGGCATCATCATCGACGCCGTGCGCGCCGCCAAGCTCGCGATGGACCGCGGCATCGGCGGGCCGATCCTCTCGGCGAGCAGCTACTTCATGAAGTCCCCGCCGGAGCAGTACGGCGACGACGTGGCGCGTGACGCGGTCGAGGCGTTCATCCGGGGCGACCGGGACGACTGA
- a CDS encoding glycosyltransferase family 87 protein, which yields MPTWTDPLATAASRVVGGPLGRHALIGRSAFWTPLRVVLLVAVAVLALGWLGKSPCLQQYRTDDGALALDWRENRQYVAMCYSDTVPLWAIENLDDPAALPYRDPWFENAGQPDEVVRYMEYPVLTGFHQWAAARVADGWRSLADAVGWLPTALPVVVYFDVSAAWLALAWLVAVWAVHALRPSRPWDAVLVALSPLVAVHAFTNFDTLAVGAATAAMLALARGRPLLAGVLLGIGGGFKFYPLLLLGPVVLVGLRRRHDGGLGVALRTAGAAVVAVVAVNLPVALAWPTGWWEFFRLNQTRPADPDSLYFAVSHFSGWPGFDGELAAGQAPTVLNAVSLVLFVLCCAAIAALAWWAPRTPRLASLAFLVVASFLLVNKVWSPQYSLWLVPLAVLALPRARILLAWMLVDALVWVPRMYYYLTPANMGLPPDWFLGAVLLRDAAVVGLCVLVVRSVLVPATDPVRMVGVEDPDWPARPSASAPVARAAVPA from the coding sequence GTGCCCACGTGGACCGACCCGCTGGCCACCGCGGCCAGCCGGGTCGTCGGGGGGCCACTGGGGCGCCACGCGCTGATCGGGCGCTCCGCGTTCTGGACGCCGCTGCGGGTGGTGCTGCTGGTGGCGGTGGCCGTGCTCGCGCTGGGCTGGCTCGGCAAGTCGCCGTGCCTGCAGCAGTACCGCACCGACGACGGCGCGCTCGCGCTCGACTGGCGGGAGAACCGCCAGTACGTGGCGATGTGCTACTCCGACACGGTCCCGCTGTGGGCCATCGAGAACCTCGACGACCCGGCCGCCCTGCCCTACCGCGACCCGTGGTTCGAGAACGCCGGGCAGCCCGACGAGGTCGTGCGGTACATGGAGTACCCGGTGCTCACCGGCTTCCACCAGTGGGCGGCCGCGCGCGTGGCCGACGGCTGGCGGAGCCTGGCCGACGCGGTCGGCTGGCTCCCGACGGCCCTGCCGGTCGTCGTGTACTTCGACGTGTCGGCGGCCTGGCTCGCGCTGGCCTGGCTGGTCGCGGTGTGGGCCGTGCACGCGCTGCGGCCCTCGCGCCCCTGGGACGCCGTGCTGGTGGCGCTGTCCCCGCTGGTGGCGGTGCACGCGTTCACCAACTTCGACACGCTCGCGGTCGGCGCCGCCACCGCCGCGATGCTCGCGCTGGCGCGCGGACGCCCGCTGCTCGCCGGGGTGCTGCTGGGCATCGGCGGCGGGTTCAAGTTCTACCCGCTGCTGCTGCTCGGGCCGGTGGTCCTGGTCGGGCTGCGCCGCCGGCACGACGGCGGCCTCGGCGTCGCACTGCGCACGGCCGGAGCGGCCGTCGTCGCGGTGGTCGCGGTCAACCTGCCCGTGGCGCTGGCGTGGCCGACGGGGTGGTGGGAGTTCTTCCGCCTCAACCAGACCCGCCCGGCCGACCCCGACTCCCTCTACTTCGCCGTGAGCCACTTCAGCGGCTGGCCCGGGTTCGACGGGGAGCTCGCCGCGGGGCAGGCTCCGACCGTGCTCAACGCCGTCTCGCTCGTGCTCTTCGTGCTGTGCTGCGCGGCCATCGCGGCGCTGGCCTGGTGGGCCCCGCGCACGCCGCGGCTCGCCTCGCTGGCGTTCCTCGTCGTCGCCTCGTTCCTGCTGGTCAACAAGGTGTGGAGCCCGCAGTACTCGCTGTGGCTGGTGCCGCTGGCAGTGCTGGCGCTGCCCCGGGCCCGCATCCTGCTGGCCTGGATGCTCGTCGACGCGCTGGTCTGGGTGCCGCGGATGTACTACTACCTGACGCCCGCGAACATGGGCCTGCCCCCGGACTGGTTCCTCGGCGCGGTGCTGCTGCGCGACGCCGCCGTCGTCGGGCTGTGCGTGCTCGTCGTCCGCTCGGTGCTGGTGCCGGCCACCGACCCGGTGCGGATGGTCGGCGTCGAGGACCCCGACTGGCCCGCGCGCCCGTCCGCGTCCGCGCCCGTCGCCCGTGCGGCGGTGCCGGCGTGA
- the panD gene encoding aspartate 1-decarboxylase has protein sequence MLRTMMTSKIHRATVTQADLHYVGSVTVDRDLMDAAGLLEGEQVAIVDITNGARLETYVIPGARGSGVIGINGAAAHLVHPGDLVILIAYGQLDEAEVAAYAPRVVFVDGDNRVVELGSDPAHAPEGSGLLSGAA, from the coding sequence ATGCTCCGCACGATGATGACGTCCAAGATCCATCGCGCGACGGTGACGCAGGCCGACCTGCACTACGTCGGCTCGGTGACCGTCGACCGCGACCTGATGGACGCCGCCGGCCTGCTGGAGGGCGAGCAGGTGGCGATCGTCGACATCACCAACGGGGCCCGCCTGGAGACCTACGTGATCCCCGGCGCGCGCGGCAGCGGCGTGATCGGCATCAACGGCGCCGCCGCGCACCTCGTGCACCCCGGCGACCTCGTCATCCTCATCGCCTACGGCCAGCTCGACGAGGCCGAGGTGGCCGCGTACGCGCCGCGGGTGGTGTTCGTCGACGGGGACAACCGCGTGGTGGAGCTGGGGTCGGACCCCGCGCACGCGCCGGAGGGGTCCGGGCTGCTGTCCGGGGCGGCGTAG